In Enterobacter sp. 638, a single window of DNA contains:
- the mntR gene encoding manganese-binding transcriptional regulator MntR has translation MNSRAGKPTTKKKTQLVNVEEHVEGFRQVREAHRRELIDDYVELISDLFREVGEARQVDMAARLGVSQPTVAKMLKRLASVGLIEMIPWRGVFLTPEGEKLAQESRERHQIVENFLLVLGVSQDTARRDSEGIEHHVSAETLERFREFTLKYGAPAE, from the coding sequence ATGAACAGTCGCGCAGGTAAGCCAACTACAAAAAAAAAGACGCAACTGGTGAATGTTGAAGAGCATGTTGAAGGGTTTCGTCAGGTGCGTGAGGCGCACCGTCGCGAATTGATTGATGATTACGTCGAGCTGATTTCCGATCTCTTTCGTGAAGTCGGTGAAGCCCGTCAGGTGGATATGGCCGCGCGCCTTGGCGTTTCTCAGCCTACGGTCGCGAAAATGTTAAAACGCCTGGCGTCAGTAGGACTGATCGAAATGATCCCCTGGCGCGGTGTTTTCCTGACACCGGAAGGTGAAAAACTGGCCCAAGAGAGCCGGGAGCGCCATCAGATCGTCGAAAACTTTTTGCTGGTGCTGGGTGTGAGTCAGGATACGGCCCGTCGTGATTCGGAAGGGATCGAGCATCACGTCAGTGCAGAAACGCTGGAGAGATTCCGCGAATTTACCCTCAAATACGGTGCGCCCGCAGAATGA
- a CDS encoding phosphoethanolamine transferase, protein MNLTLKDTIVTRSRALSPWTGFYFLQSLLINFALGYPYSLLYAVAFTCLLHLMWRSAPRVQKVVVGICSVVAAMYYPFGQAYGAPNFNTLLALHSTNMEESTEILTIFPWYSYVIGLFIFALGVIAVRRQPQEKKSWSKIDNLCLIVSIAAFFVAPVQNLAWGGVFKLKDTGYPVFRFVKDIVVNNKEVIDEQARMAELSNMKDTWNVLAVKPKYHTYVVVIGESARRDALGAFGGHWNNTPFASSVNGTLFTDYIAASGSTQKSLGLTLSRVVDGKPQYQDNFVTLANRAGFQTWWFSNQGQIGEYDTAIASIAKRADEAQFLKNGDFEADKNTKDEALLKMTSQVFASQRTQPQLIVLHLMGSHPQACDRTQGKYAEFVQSKETSCYLYTMTQTDDLLSKLYTQLQNTGDSFSMVYFSDHGLAFKERGKAVQYLAHDDKFQQNFQVPFMVLSSDDKKHRVIKARRSANDFLNFFAQWTGISAKEIANNYPFVSNKKAPPAYITNFKLQKVEYTHLGTDAFEIKSR, encoded by the coding sequence ATGAATTTAACCCTGAAAGACACGATCGTTACCCGCAGCCGGGCCTTAAGCCCGTGGACGGGATTCTACTTTCTGCAATCACTGCTGATTAACTTTGCGCTTGGCTATCCCTATAGCCTGCTATACGCCGTCGCGTTTACCTGCCTGCTGCATCTGATGTGGCGAAGCGCACCGCGTGTGCAAAAAGTGGTGGTGGGAATTTGCTCTGTGGTTGCCGCGATGTATTACCCGTTTGGTCAGGCTTATGGCGCACCCAACTTTAATACCCTGCTCGCACTGCACTCCACGAATATGGAAGAGTCGACGGAGATCCTGACGATTTTCCCGTGGTACAGCTACGTCATTGGCCTGTTCATTTTTGCGCTGGGCGTGATTGCCGTGCGTCGTCAGCCGCAAGAGAAAAAGTCATGGAGCAAAATTGATAACCTGTGCCTGATCGTAAGCATCGCGGCATTTTTTGTCGCACCGGTACAAAACCTGGCATGGGGCGGTGTTTTCAAGCTGAAAGACACGGGTTATCCGGTTTTCCGCTTCGTAAAAGATATCGTGGTGAACAATAAAGAAGTGATCGACGAGCAGGCGCGTATGGCTGAGCTTTCGAATATGAAAGACACCTGGAACGTGCTGGCGGTTAAGCCGAAGTACCATACTTATGTGGTCGTGATTGGCGAAAGTGCACGCCGCGATGCGCTGGGCGCCTTTGGCGGTCACTGGAATAACACACCGTTTGCCAGCTCAGTGAACGGCACGCTGTTTACGGATTACATCGCAGCAAGCGGATCAACGCAAAAGTCACTCGGCCTGACGTTAAGCCGCGTGGTCGATGGGAAACCGCAGTATCAGGATAACTTTGTCACGCTGGCCAACCGTGCCGGTTTCCAGACGTGGTGGTTTTCCAATCAGGGCCAAATCGGTGAATATGACACGGCGATTGCCAGCATTGCCAAACGTGCAGACGAAGCCCAGTTTCTGAAAAATGGCGATTTCGAGGCGGATAAAAACACCAAAGATGAAGCCCTGTTAAAGATGACGTCGCAGGTATTTGCTTCTCAGCGCACCCAGCCTCAGCTGATCGTCCTGCATCTGATGGGATCGCACCCGCAAGCGTGCGATCGCACGCAGGGGAAATACGCAGAATTCGTGCAATCAAAAGAGACGTCCTGCTATCTCTATACGATGACGCAAACCGACGATCTGTTGAGCAAACTGTACACCCAGTTACAAAACACGGGTGACAGCTTCTCTATGGTGTACTTCTCGGATCATGGTCTGGCGTTCAAAGAACGGGGTAAAGCAGTGCAGTACCTGGCGCACGATGATAAGTTTCAGCAGAACTTTCAGGTGCCGTTTATGGTGCTGTCGAGCGATGATAAAAAGCATCGTGTGATTAAAGCGCGCCGGTCAGCGAACGATTTCCTGAACTTTTTCGCGCAGTGGACCGGGATTTCAGCAAAAGAGATCGCCAACAATTATCCGTTTGTATCAAACAAGAAAGCGCCCCCCGCCTACATTACCAACTTTAAGTTACAGAAAGTGGAGTACACGCATTTGGGGACCGATGCGTTTGAGATAAAAAGTCGCTAA
- a CDS encoding glycoside hydrolase family 1 protein yields the protein MNQSLPANFLWGNSVSSMQTEGAWNEGGKGMSVYDIREAGENVSDWKVATDSYHRYKEDFDLMQDLGMNCYRFQISWSRVCPQGDGEFNEEGIAFYDRFINDLIARGIEPMVCLYHFDMPLALANEYNGFMDRRVMDAFIRYGKKMIDCYGDRVKYWLTYNEQNIFHMPEAFRVSGYMKGEQTLRELYQIQHHTMVGHMALTEYLHQAKPGQLMGGMLAHQLIYPATCKPRDIFCAQQYDEFLNQNLLRVFAGQGYSPAVMAVVEQQGFSDIYRAEDLALLARTKNDYMAFSYYASKTLDSDPIPEGTPVNYYLAHGEKNNPFLKATEWNWQIDPLGFRTIITRYYNDWRLPVFPIENGIGVIESWDGVNQVEDDYRIDYHRKHFDAMKAAMFEDGAQVIGYLGWGLIDILSSQGDMRKRYGVVYVNRENHDLKDLKRVPKKSYAWLKQVIRSNGREL from the coding sequence ATGAATCAATCACTACCGGCGAATTTTTTATGGGGAAACTCAGTTTCCAGCATGCAGACGGAAGGCGCGTGGAACGAGGGCGGAAAAGGGATGTCGGTGTATGACATTCGCGAAGCTGGAGAAAACGTATCCGACTGGAAAGTGGCGACCGACTCGTACCACCGCTACAAAGAAGACTTTGATTTAATGCAGGATCTGGGCATGAACTGCTACCGTTTCCAGATCTCCTGGAGCCGCGTCTGCCCGCAGGGTGACGGCGAGTTTAATGAAGAGGGCATCGCCTTTTACGATCGGTTCATCAACGATCTAATCGCGCGCGGTATAGAGCCGATGGTGTGCCTGTATCACTTCGATATGCCGCTGGCGCTGGCGAACGAATACAACGGATTTATGGACAGGCGTGTGATGGACGCATTTATCCGTTACGGCAAAAAAATGATCGACTGCTACGGCGACCGCGTGAAGTACTGGTTGACCTACAACGAGCAGAATATCTTCCATATGCCGGAAGCGTTCCGTGTTTCAGGGTATATGAAAGGCGAGCAAACCTTACGCGAGCTGTATCAAATCCAACACCATACGATGGTGGGGCATATGGCGCTGACCGAATATTTGCATCAGGCGAAACCGGGTCAGTTGATGGGCGGTATGCTGGCGCATCAGCTGATTTATCCCGCCACCTGCAAGCCGCGCGACATCTTTTGCGCGCAGCAATATGACGAATTCCTCAACCAGAATCTGCTGCGCGTCTTTGCCGGGCAGGGCTACAGCCCCGCGGTGATGGCGGTGGTGGAACAGCAGGGTTTCAGCGATATTTATCGCGCAGAGGATCTGGCGCTGCTGGCGCGCACCAAAAATGACTACATGGCCTTTAGCTATTACGCCAGCAAAACGCTGGACAGCGATCCGATCCCAGAAGGTACACCCGTTAATTATTATCTCGCGCACGGCGAAAAAAATAACCCGTTCCTGAAGGCCACCGAATGGAACTGGCAAATCGATCCGCTGGGCTTTCGCACCATTATCACCCGCTATTACAACGACTGGCGTTTGCCGGTATTCCCGATTGAAAACGGGATCGGTGTTATCGAATCCTGGGATGGGGTCAATCAGGTCGAAGACGATTATCGCATCGACTATCACCGTAAGCATTTTGACGCCATGAAAGCGGCCATGTTTGAAGACGGCGCGCAGGTTATCGGTTATCTCGGCTGGGGGTTGATCGATATTCTCAGTTCGCAGGGTGATATGCGTAAGCGCTACGGTGTGGTGTATGTCAACCGTGAAAACCACGATCTGAAAGACCTGAAACGCGTGCCGAAAAAGAGCTACGCCTGGTTGAAACAGGTTATCCGTAGTAACGGACGCGAGTTGTAA
- a CDS encoding anion transporter: MNIPGLQALARDRFFHLLLVIGVGLSFFVPFAPKTWPEAIDWHTIITLSGLMMLTKGVELSGYFDVLGRKTVRRFATERKLALFMVLAAALLSTFLTNDVALFIVVPLTLTLRKLCEIPVNRLIIFEALAVNAGSLLTPIGNPQNILLWGRSGLSFAAFTWQMAPLALAMMASLLVVCWFAFPNKALNYHSGSVTPQWKPRLVWGCLALYIVFLTALELKFALWGALLVAAGFLVLARRVLISVDWTLLLVFIAMFIDVHLLIQLPALQGALHSVTDLSPFGLWLTAIGLSQFISNVPSTILLINYVPPTVLLAWAVNVGGFGLLPGSLANLIALRMANDRRIWWRFHVWSLPMLIWAALIGFMLV, from the coding sequence ATGAACATCCCTGGACTGCAGGCGCTTGCCCGAGATCGGTTTTTCCACCTTCTATTAGTCATTGGTGTCGGGCTGAGCTTTTTCGTGCCCTTTGCGCCAAAAACCTGGCCGGAGGCCATCGACTGGCACACGATCATCACCCTCAGCGGGCTGATGATGCTCACCAAAGGTGTAGAACTCAGCGGTTATTTTGACGTGCTGGGGCGCAAAACGGTGCGTCGGTTTGCCACCGAACGCAAATTAGCCCTTTTTATGGTGCTGGCCGCCGCGCTGCTATCCACGTTTCTGACCAATGATGTGGCGCTTTTCATCGTGGTGCCGCTCACCCTGACGTTACGCAAGCTGTGCGAAATCCCGGTTAACCGACTGATTATCTTTGAAGCGCTGGCCGTTAATGCCGGATCGCTGCTGACGCCAATCGGCAACCCGCAAAACATTTTGCTGTGGGGGCGTTCGGGGCTGTCGTTCGCGGCCTTTACCTGGCAAATGGCGCCGCTGGCGCTGGCCATGATGGCGTCGCTGCTGGTGGTGTGTTGGTTCGCTTTTCCCAATAAAGCGCTGAATTATCATAGCGGAAGCGTCACTCCCCAGTGGAAGCCGCGCCTGGTATGGGGTTGTCTGGCGCTGTATATCGTTTTCCTGACGGCTCTTGAACTGAAGTTCGCCCTCTGGGGCGCGTTGCTGGTGGCGGCGGGCTTTTTGGTGCTGGCGCGTCGTGTACTGATAAGCGTCGACTGGACGTTGCTGCTGGTGTTTATCGCCATGTTTATCGATGTGCATCTGCTGATTCAACTGCCCGCTTTGCAGGGCGCGCTGCACAGCGTGACCGATTTATCCCCCTTCGGGCTGTGGCTGACGGCAATCGGATTGTCGCAATTCATCAGTAACGTGCCGTCTACCATTTTGTTGATCAACTACGTGCCGCCAACCGTGCTGTTGGCCTGGGCCGTGAACGTCGGAGGATTTGGCCTGTTGCCAGGGTCTCTGGCGAACCTGATCGCGCTCAGAATGGCGAACGATCGGCGTATCTGGTGGCGTTTTCACGTCTGGTCGCTGCCGATGCTGATTTGGGCGGCTTTGATTGGCTTTATGCTGGTTTAG
- a CDS encoding aldo/keto reductase translates to MRYQKLGNTGLFVSELCLGTMTFGGEDGMWGKIGQLQQSDAEKLVGRALDAGINFIDTANVYSEGRSEIITGQALKNLKIPRENVVVATKVFGETGTAGVNSRGSSRYHIINSAKESLRRMQLDHIDLYQLHGFDPATPIEETLYALDNLVQHGHVRYIGVSNWAAWQITKALGISERLGLARFASLQAYYTIAGRDLERELVPMMQSEDVGLMVWSPLAGGLLSGKYDRDGKSETGGRRLEFDFPPVDKDRAFDCVDVMRTIADSKGVSVAQIALAWLLHQKVVSSVIIGAKRVDQLDDNIAATDIRLSDDELKQLDAVSALPREYPGWMLERQGEYRRHQLAQQ, encoded by the coding sequence ATGCGTTATCAAAAACTGGGTAATACGGGTCTGTTTGTTTCCGAGCTGTGCCTTGGCACCATGACGTTCGGGGGTGAAGACGGCATGTGGGGCAAGATTGGCCAGCTTCAGCAAAGCGATGCCGAAAAGCTGGTGGGGCGTGCGCTGGATGCGGGTATCAACTTTATTGATACCGCCAATGTCTATTCGGAAGGACGCTCGGAAATCATCACCGGGCAAGCGCTGAAGAACCTGAAAATTCCGCGTGAAAATGTGGTTGTCGCCACCAAAGTCTTTGGCGAAACCGGCACGGCGGGCGTTAACTCTCGCGGCAGCTCGCGATATCACATCATCAATAGCGCGAAAGAGAGCCTGCGACGCATGCAGCTCGATCATATCGATCTCTATCAACTCCATGGTTTTGACCCGGCCACACCAATCGAAGAGACACTTTACGCTCTGGATAATCTCGTCCAGCACGGTCATGTGCGCTACATCGGCGTGTCAAACTGGGCGGCCTGGCAAATCACCAAAGCGCTGGGGATTTCTGAGCGTCTTGGGTTGGCCCGTTTTGCGTCGTTGCAGGCGTATTACACCATCGCCGGGCGTGACCTTGAGCGTGAGCTGGTGCCGATGATGCAAAGCGAAGACGTGGGGTTAATGGTCTGGAGTCCATTAGCAGGGGGATTGCTGAGCGGCAAATACGATCGCGACGGTAAAAGCGAAACTGGCGGACGCCGCCTTGAGTTTGATTTCCCGCCGGTGGATAAAGACCGTGCATTCGACTGTGTTGATGTGATGCGCACCATTGCTGACAGCAAGGGCGTCTCCGTCGCGCAAATCGCGCTGGCGTGGCTGCTGCATCAGAAAGTGGTCAGCAGCGTGATTATTGGCGCAAAACGCGTCGATCAGCTCGACGATAACATTGCTGCAACGGACATTCGCCTGAGCGACGATGAGTTAAAACAGCTGGATGCTGTCAGCGCATTACCGCGTGAATATCCGGGCTGGATGCTGGAGCGTCAGGGCGAATATCGCCGTCATCAGTTAGCCCAGCAGTAA
- the ldtB gene encoding L,D-transpeptidase: protein MNMKLSTLFAAALAVVGFCNTASAVTYPLPTDGSRLVGQNQVVIVPEGNDQPLEYFAAEYQLGLSNMLEANPGVDPYLPKAGTVLNIPQQLILPDTVHEGIVINSAEMRLYYYPKGTNTVIVLPIGIGQLGKDTPMNWTTKVERKKAGPTWTPTAKMHAEYIAAGEPLPAVVPAGPDNPMGLYALYIGRLYAIHGTNANFGIGLRVSHGCVRLRNEDIKFLFENVPVGTRVQFINEPVKATSEPDGSRYIEVHNPLSTSEDQINNNEIVPINLKSNVQAVTTQPDVEATVVDQAVQNRSGMPVRLN, encoded by the coding sequence ATGAATATGAAATTATCAACGCTTTTTGCGGCGGCGTTAGCCGTAGTAGGTTTTTGCAATACCGCTTCTGCGGTAACTTATCCGCTGCCGACAGACGGTAGCCGTCTGGTGGGTCAAAACCAGGTGGTTATCGTGCCGGAAGGCAACGACCAGCCGCTGGAATATTTTGCAGCTGAATATCAGTTGGGCCTGTCCAACATGCTGGAAGCAAACCCGGGCGTTGACCCGTATCTGCCGAAAGCGGGCACCGTGCTGAACATTCCTCAGCAGTTGATTCTGCCGGACACCGTTCATGAAGGCATCGTGATCAACAGCGCGGAAATGCGTCTGTACTATTACCCGAAAGGCACTAACACCGTGATCGTTCTGCCGATTGGTATCGGTCAGTTGGGCAAAGATACCCCAATGAACTGGACCACCAAAGTCGAACGTAAGAAAGCGGGTCCAACCTGGACACCAACCGCGAAAATGCACGCAGAATACATCGCTGCCGGCGAACCACTGCCAGCCGTGGTGCCTGCTGGCCCGGACAACCCGATGGGTCTGTACGCGCTGTACATTGGCCGTCTGTATGCGATTCACGGTACCAACGCTAACTTTGGTATCGGCCTGCGCGTCAGCCACGGCTGTGTGCGTCTGCGTAACGAAGATATCAAATTCCTGTTCGAGAACGTGCCTGTTGGGACGCGCGTACAGTTCATCAATGAGCCTGTCAAAGCCACTTCCGAGCCGGATGGCAGCCGCTACATTGAAGTGCATAACCCGCTCTCCACCAGCGAAGACCAGATTAATAACAATGAAATCGTACCGATTAATCTGAAGAGCAACGTGCAGGCTGTTACTACCCAGCCAGACGTTGAAGCGACGGTTGTTGATCAGGCCGTGCAGAACCGCTCAGGGATGCCGGTTCGTTTGAACTGA
- a CDS encoding PTS transporter subunit EIIC, translated as MSDTKITPAMQSFVDKFVEFSARLANQVHLRSLRDAFATVMPIFILAGLAVLVNNVVFPWVLEGDTLAQFKVWGEAIINGTLNIAALLLAPMIAWSLARNKDFDNPVSAVVIAVSSFIIMMPMQLQLVPVGSQTAVNVTQVLTFTNIGSTGIFAGVLIGLLSTEIFIAISRLKSLHISLGENVPPAVSKSFTTLIPTIITLSLFAVLAALLANVLHTDLIHLITTFIQQPLRLINTSLPGTLFIYSFGNFLFTLGIHQSVVNSVILEPFLLINTNENMIAFANGQPIPHIINNIFVPTFGMIGGTGSTISLLIAIFIFARQKSSKQVARLSLAPGLFNINEPVIFGLPIVFNLPLMIPFVLLPAIGIYFAWLCTTLGLMSRCVVMIPWTTPPILSAWLATAGDWRAVVVQLAIIVFGVFFYLPFLKIAERVALKNSVIADQS; from the coding sequence ATGTCTGATACAAAAATTACACCTGCGATGCAGTCTTTTGTCGATAAGTTTGTTGAGTTCTCAGCGCGCCTGGCAAATCAGGTGCACTTACGTTCTCTGCGCGACGCTTTTGCCACGGTCATGCCCATTTTCATTCTCGCCGGACTTGCGGTGCTGGTGAATAACGTGGTGTTTCCGTGGGTGCTGGAGGGCGACACGCTTGCCCAGTTTAAAGTGTGGGGCGAGGCGATCATTAATGGCACGCTGAATATCGCGGCGCTGCTGTTAGCGCCGATGATTGCCTGGTCGCTGGCACGCAACAAAGACTTCGACAATCCGGTCTCGGCAGTGGTTATCGCTGTCAGCAGTTTTATCATTATGATGCCGATGCAGTTACAGCTGGTTCCCGTGGGGAGTCAGACGGCGGTGAACGTCACGCAGGTGCTGACGTTCACCAATATTGGCTCGACGGGGATCTTTGCGGGTGTGCTCATTGGCCTGCTTTCTACCGAAATTTTTATCGCCATATCACGCTTAAAATCGCTGCATATTTCGCTGGGAGAGAACGTGCCACCCGCGGTGAGTAAATCGTTCACCACGCTGATCCCGACGATTATTACGCTCTCTCTGTTTGCCGTACTGGCGGCGCTGCTCGCCAACGTGCTGCACACGGACCTGATTCACCTGATCACCACGTTTATCCAGCAGCCGCTGCGGTTGATCAATACCAGCCTGCCGGGCACGCTTTTTATCTACAGTTTTGGTAATTTCTTGTTTACGCTGGGGATTCATCAGTCGGTCGTGAACAGCGTGATTCTGGAACCGTTCTTATTGATCAACACCAACGAGAACATGATCGCGTTCGCTAACGGACAGCCGATTCCGCACATTATCAATAATATCTTTGTCCCTACGTTCGGCATGATTGGCGGAACCGGGAGTACCATTTCCCTGTTGATTGCGATTTTTATCTTTGCACGTCAAAAGTCATCAAAGCAGGTGGCGCGGCTGTCGCTGGCGCCGGGATTGTTCAATATCAACGAGCCAGTGATTTTTGGCTTGCCGATCGTGTTCAACCTGCCGCTGATGATCCCGTTTGTCCTGCTGCCGGCCATCGGCATTTATTTTGCCTGGCTCTGTACCACGCTAGGGCTGATGTCGCGCTGCGTGGTCATGATCCCATGGACCACGCCGCCAATACTCAGCGCCTGGCTGGCGACGGCGGGGGACTGGCGCGCGGTGGTGGTGCAGTTGGCAATCATTGTATTTGGTGTATTCTTCTACCTGCCTTTCCTCAAGATTGCTGAGCGAGTGGCGTTAAAAAACAGTGTGATAGCGGATCAATCATAA
- a CDS encoding ABC-F family ATPase — MLVTSNITMQFGSKPLFENISVKFGGGNRYGLIGANGSGKSTFMKILGGDLEPTLGNVSLDPNERLGKLRQDQFAFEEFSVLDTVIMGHGELWEVKQERDRIYALAEMSEEDGYKVADLEVLYGEMDGYSSESRAGELLLGVGIPVEQHYGLMSEVAPGWKLRVLLAQALFSNPEILLLDEPTNNLDIDTIRWLEQVLNERGSTMIIISHDRHFLNMVCTHMADLDYGELRVYPGNYDEYMTAATQARERLLSDNAKKKAQIADLQSFVSRFSANASKSRQATSRARQIDKIKLDEVKASSRQNPFIRFEQDKKLFRNALEVEALTKGFDNGPLFKNFNLLLEVGEKIAVLGANGVGKSTLLKTLVAELQPDHGTVKWSENAQIGYYAQDHEYEFENDLTVFDWMSQWKQEGDDEQVIRGILGRLLFSQDDIKKPAKVLSGGEKGRMLFGKLMLEKPNILVMDEPTNHLDMESIESLNMALEMYQGTLVFVSHDREFVSSLATRVIEITPERIVDFTGNYEDYLRSKGIDG; from the coding sequence GTGTTAGTTACCAGCAACATCACTATGCAGTTTGGCAGTAAGCCGCTGTTTGAAAACATTTCCGTCAAGTTTGGCGGCGGCAACCGTTACGGCCTGATTGGTGCCAACGGTAGCGGAAAATCCACCTTTATGAAGATTCTCGGCGGCGATTTAGAGCCAACGCTCGGTAACGTGTCGCTGGATCCGAACGAACGTCTCGGTAAGCTTCGCCAGGACCAGTTCGCCTTTGAAGAGTTTTCGGTGCTCGACACTGTGATCATGGGGCACGGGGAACTGTGGGAAGTGAAACAGGAGCGTGACCGCATTTACGCTCTGGCAGAAATGAGTGAAGAAGACGGCTATAAAGTGGCCGACCTCGAAGTCCTCTACGGCGAAATGGACGGTTACTCTTCCGAATCCCGCGCAGGCGAGCTGCTGCTCGGTGTCGGCATTCCCGTTGAGCAACATTACGGCCTGATGAGCGAAGTCGCGCCAGGCTGGAAGCTGCGTGTGCTGTTAGCACAGGCGCTGTTCTCTAACCCAGAAATTCTGCTGCTTGATGAACCGACAAACAACCTGGACATCGATACCATTCGCTGGCTGGAGCAGGTGCTGAACGAACGTGGCAGCACCATGATCATCATTTCGCACGACCGTCACTTCCTGAACATGGTCTGCACCCATATGGCTGACCTGGACTACGGCGAACTGCGTGTTTACCCAGGCAACTACGATGAATACATGACGGCTGCGACCCAAGCGCGCGAGCGTTTGTTGTCTGATAACGCCAAGAAAAAAGCGCAGATTGCCGACCTGCAATCCTTCGTGAGCCGCTTTAGCGCCAACGCCTCTAAATCTCGTCAGGCAACGTCTCGTGCCCGTCAGATTGACAAAATCAAGCTGGACGAAGTGAAAGCGTCCAGCCGTCAGAACCCGTTCATTCGCTTCGAGCAGGACAAGAAATTGTTCCGTAATGCGTTAGAAGTCGAAGCACTGACCAAAGGTTTTGATAACGGTCCGCTGTTCAAAAACTTCAATTTGCTGCTGGAAGTGGGCGAGAAAATTGCGGTTCTCGGGGCCAACGGCGTCGGTAAATCCACGCTGCTGAAAACCCTGGTGGCTGAGCTTCAGCCCGATCACGGTACGGTGAAATGGTCTGAAAATGCGCAAATTGGCTATTACGCGCAGGATCACGAATATGAATTCGAAAATGATCTGACCGTATTTGACTGGATGAGCCAGTGGAAACAGGAAGGCGACGACGAGCAGGTTATTCGCGGCATTCTTGGCCGTCTGCTGTTCAGCCAGGACGATATCAAAAAGCCTGCGAAAGTGCTTTCCGGTGGTGAGAAGGGGCGCATGCTGTTTGGCAAGCTGATGCTGGAAAAACCAAACATTCTGGTGATGGATGAACCAACGAACCACCTTGATATGGAATCTATCGAATCGCTGAACATGGCGCTGGAGATGTATCAGGGGACGCTGGTCTTCGTTTCTCACGACCGTGAGTTTGTTAGCTCGCTGGCGACCCGCGTGATTGAGATTACGCCAGAGCGCATCGTGGACTTCACCGGTAACTACGAAGATTATCTGCGTAGCAAAGGCATCGACGGCTAA
- the mntS gene encoding manganase accumulation protein MntS — MNEFKRCMNVFSHSPFKVRLMLLNMLCDIFNGKPQQNDKPNH; from the coding sequence ATGAACGAATTCAAGAGGTGCATGAACGTGTTTAGCCACTCCCCCTTTAAAGTGCGGTTAATGCTGTTGAACATGCTATGCGACATTTTTAACGGCAAGCCACAGCAGAACGACAAACCCAATCACTAA
- a CDS encoding GntR family transcriptional regulator, producing the protein MAAKYITIAREIKKRIISQQYAANEPLPDQFALAAEFSTSRMTIQQAMRQLIVEGLVYTRQGQGTFIRKNFLQLSQWDLSGSDYFGATKTWEHLGTVSSKVVHFELRFPNEKEQSSLMINVDTPVYDFIRLRSLNGEPMSLDSTVMPLNLVPGLNKTHLESSVFQYVQETLGLKIMGSYRVVRALKPTALDMQHLICEQTDPVLEVEQVIYLEDGTPLEYAHCHYRYDHGGIVIVNNG; encoded by the coding sequence ATGGCGGCGAAGTACATCACCATAGCGCGGGAAATCAAAAAACGCATTATTAGTCAGCAGTATGCCGCCAACGAACCGTTGCCCGACCAGTTTGCGCTGGCGGCGGAGTTCAGCACCAGTCGCATGACGATTCAGCAGGCCATGCGTCAGCTGATTGTGGAAGGGCTGGTGTATACGCGCCAGGGGCAGGGGACGTTTATCCGTAAAAACTTCCTGCAGCTGTCGCAGTGGGATCTTTCCGGCAGCGACTATTTTGGTGCGACCAAAACCTGGGAACATCTTGGAACTGTCAGCAGCAAAGTGGTGCATTTCGAACTGCGTTTTCCGAATGAGAAAGAGCAGTCTTCGCTGATGATTAATGTCGATACGCCAGTGTATGATTTTATCCGTTTGCGTTCGCTCAACGGCGAGCCGATGTCGCTGGATTCAACCGTAATGCCGCTGAATCTGGTGCCGGGCCTGAATAAAACCCACCTAGAAAGTTCGGTGTTTCAGTACGTTCAGGAGACGCTGGGGCTGAAAATTATGGGGTCGTATCGGGTGGTTCGTGCGTTAAAACCGACGGCGCTCGATATGCAGCATTTGATATGTGAACAAACCGACCCGGTGCTGGAAGTCGAGCAAGTTATCTATCTGGAAGACGGTACGCCGCTGGAATATGCTCACTGCCACTACCGCTACGATCATGGCGGGATAGTCATCGTGAATAACGGCTAA